One window of the Conexibacter sp. SYSU D00693 genome contains the following:
- a CDS encoding DUF1152 domain-containing protein — MAATDLVAAAQRLLVVGIGGGGDVVGSYAVALAAEALGTDAVVGGLTWERRPVDPLPGPRRLDEVVDAEALNAAVALARPETSGPGGFRFCEAHLAGLLDEDVVLVDPTGGPAATAAGLADAATRLGCDVVVLLDVGGDVLAHGDEPGLASPLADAVLLATAPALEAAGLGVLGVVFGIGCDGELKPAEVLERLEEVRSVGGDLGDLPLPEGALDRLDAACAVVPTEASAMAVRCARGEVGDVPIRQGRRTVPLTPDGGRLVCFDPAAAMRSAAKLAAALVDSCSLEHAHDRLTELGVRTELAYERDAAAAAPPSS, encoded by the coding sequence ATGGCGGCCACCGACCTGGTGGCCGCCGCGCAGCGCCTCCTCGTCGTCGGGATCGGCGGCGGTGGTGACGTCGTCGGGTCCTACGCCGTCGCGCTGGCCGCGGAGGCGCTGGGGACCGACGCGGTCGTCGGCGGCCTGACGTGGGAGCGCCGGCCGGTGGACCCGCTCCCCGGCCCGCGGCGCCTCGACGAGGTCGTCGACGCCGAGGCGCTCAACGCGGCGGTCGCGCTCGCCCGTCCCGAGACCAGCGGTCCGGGCGGCTTCCGCTTCTGCGAGGCGCACCTCGCCGGCCTGCTCGACGAGGACGTCGTGCTCGTCGACCCGACCGGCGGGCCCGCCGCCACCGCGGCCGGGCTGGCCGACGCGGCCACGCGGCTGGGCTGCGACGTGGTGGTCCTGCTCGACGTCGGCGGCGACGTGCTCGCCCACGGCGACGAGCCCGGGCTGGCCAGCCCGCTGGCCGACGCCGTCCTGCTCGCGACCGCACCCGCGCTCGAGGCCGCCGGCCTGGGCGTGCTGGGCGTCGTCTTCGGCATCGGCTGCGACGGCGAGCTCAAGCCCGCCGAGGTGCTCGAGCGCCTCGAGGAGGTCCGCTCCGTGGGCGGCGACCTCGGCGACCTGCCGCTCCCCGAGGGCGCGCTGGACCGCCTCGATGCGGCGTGCGCCGTCGTGCCGACCGAGGCCAGCGCGATGGCCGTTCGCTGCGCGCGCGGCGAGGTCGGCGACGTGCCGATCCGCCAGGGCCGGCGCACCGTGCCGCTGACGCCCGACGGCGGGCGGCTGGTCTGCTTCGACCCGGCAGCGGCGATGCGCTCGGCGGCGAAGCTCGCGGCCGCGCTCGTCGACTCGTGCTCGCTCGAGCACGCGCACGACCGGCTCACCGAGCTCGGCGTGCGCACCGAGCTGGCCTACGAGCGCGACGCGGCCGCCGCCGCACCGCCCTCGTCCTGA
- a CDS encoding DUF1802 family protein, which translates to MPIAFKEWAVTVRALAEGEQLLTLRKGGVGESSKHFQLEHDRFFLYPTFDHQRNDLVRESHMPELRRALEEGVWPDGEPPLHALTRDGGIHQPDRVRVRAWAEVAGHFTITDPRTVCELSPFYVWTTDYAEKRLAWKRRHPLHVLLLRTYRIPRPVTVRVKDEYGGCRSWLEITRDLPFEGTPVLSDDEFASAAEIIAGICESRVPELV; encoded by the coding sequence ATGCCTATTGCGTTCAAGGAATGGGCCGTCACCGTCCGCGCGCTCGCCGAGGGTGAGCAGCTCCTCACCCTCCGGAAGGGTGGCGTCGGTGAGTCCTCGAAGCACTTCCAGCTCGAGCACGACCGGTTCTTCCTGTATCCGACCTTCGACCACCAGCGCAACGACCTCGTCCGCGAGTCGCACATGCCCGAGCTGCGCCGCGCGCTCGAGGAGGGCGTCTGGCCCGACGGCGAGCCGCCCCTCCACGCGCTGACCCGTGACGGCGGCATCCACCAGCCCGACCGCGTCCGCGTTCGCGCCTGGGCCGAGGTCGCCGGCCACTTCACCATCACGGACCCGCGCACGGTCTGCGAGCTCTCGCCGTTCTACGTCTGGACGACGGACTACGCCGAGAAGCGCCTGGCGTGGAAGCGCCGCCACCCGCTGCACGTGCTGCTGCTGCGCACGTACCGGATCCCGCGCCCCGTGACCGTCCGCGTCAAGGACGAGTACGGCGGCTGTCGCTCCTGGCTCGAGATCACCCGCGACCTGCCGTTCGAGGGCACCCCGGTGCTGTCGGACGACGAGTTCGCGAGCGCCGCCGAGATCATCGCCGGCATCTGCGAGTCGCGCGTCCCCGAGCTCGTCTAG
- a CDS encoding NAD(P)-dependent oxidoreductase: MRVAFLGLGIMGSRMAANLVRAGHELTVWTRTPGKAQAWADEHRAAVAATPREAADGAEVVVSMVVDGAQVRSVLLGEDGAADGAGDGTLVVDMSTIAPADARSIAADLEARGLRFVDAPVTGSSPKAADGTLTIMCGGAADDVDRARPLFDVMGELVVHVGATGQGQALKLVNNATAAANAATVAQALLVADALGVDLDALQAVLGAGSGGSAMLALKAAPMRDHDFSTLFKAEHMLKDVRLCLEEAQSAGVPFPAAAAARDALVAAMGRGRGDADFAVLLEAFEGLAGRRLGDGPAGPDGPSGD; the protein is encoded by the coding sequence GTGCGTGTCGCCTTCCTCGGCCTCGGGATCATGGGGTCGCGCATGGCCGCGAACCTCGTGCGGGCCGGCCACGAGCTGACGGTCTGGACCCGCACCCCCGGCAAGGCGCAGGCCTGGGCCGACGAGCACCGCGCCGCGGTCGCCGCCACGCCGCGCGAGGCCGCCGACGGCGCCGAGGTCGTGGTCTCGATGGTCGTGGACGGCGCGCAGGTGCGCTCGGTCCTGCTCGGCGAAGACGGCGCGGCGGACGGGGCGGGCGACGGGACGCTCGTCGTCGACATGTCCACCATCGCGCCGGCCGACGCCCGGTCGATCGCCGCCGACCTCGAGGCCCGCGGCCTGCGCTTCGTCGACGCGCCGGTGACGGGCTCGTCGCCCAAGGCCGCGGACGGGACGCTGACGATCATGTGCGGTGGCGCGGCCGACGACGTCGACCGCGCCCGGCCGCTGTTCGACGTGATGGGCGAGCTCGTCGTCCACGTCGGGGCGACCGGCCAGGGCCAGGCGCTCAAGCTCGTCAACAACGCGACCGCCGCGGCGAACGCGGCGACGGTCGCCCAGGCGCTGCTCGTCGCCGACGCGCTGGGCGTCGACCTCGACGCGCTGCAGGCCGTCCTCGGCGCGGGCTCCGGCGGCTCGGCGATGCTCGCGCTGAAGGCCGCGCCGATGCGCGACCACGACTTCTCGACGCTCTTCAAGGCCGAGCACATGCTCAAGGACGTGCGCCTCTGCCTGGAGGAGGCCCAGAGCGCCGGCGTGCCGTTCCCGGCGGCCGCCGCGGCGCGCGACGCGCTCGTCGCCGCCATGGGCCGCGGCCGGGGCGACGCCGACTTCGCGGTCCTGCTCGAGGCCTTCGAGGGGCTGGCCGGACGGCGCCTCGGTGACGGCCCGGCGGGCCCTGACGGTCCGTCCGGCGACTAG
- a CDS encoding VOC family protein: MPASLVHTCLRVRDPDASVRFYALLGFEETGRLTFETAYNVYLGLPGDGDRLELTVNVGREEPYPLGEGFNHIAVTVDDLDATLATLAEEADVHPEKPAYRPGGRDDLPRIAFVADPDGYRVELIDGGAFATPQDPAPAAG; the protein is encoded by the coding sequence ATGCCCGCCTCCCTGGTCCACACCTGCCTGCGCGTCCGCGACCCCGACGCGTCGGTGCGCTTCTACGCCCTGCTCGGGTTCGAGGAGACGGGCCGCCTCACCTTCGAGACGGCCTACAACGTCTACCTCGGGCTGCCCGGCGACGGCGACCGGCTCGAGCTCACGGTGAACGTCGGCCGTGAGGAGCCCTATCCGCTCGGCGAGGGCTTCAACCACATCGCGGTCACCGTCGACGACCTCGACGCGACGCTGGCCACGCTGGCCGAGGAGGCCGACGTGCACCCCGAGAAGCCGGCCTACCGGCCGGGCGGCCGCGACGACCTGCCGCGCATCGCGTTCGTCGCCGACCCCGACGGCTACCGCGTGGAGCTCATCGACGGCGGGGCGTTCGCAACGCCCCAGGACCCCGCGCCCGCCGCGGGCTGA
- a CDS encoding YdeI family protein — MAKPGEDGLPVLSFEDAAAFEAWLEANHDGPGLWMKLAKKGAGVPSVTRAEALDLALCFGWIDGQSHGIDETWTGQRWVPRRPRSRWSRINTEKAEALIAEGRMRPSGMAEVEKAKADGRWDAAYEPPSTATVPADLQAALDADPQAAAAFAALDATNRYAVLHRVTAEAKRPGTRERRIERLVAMLAAGQKLHP, encoded by the coding sequence ATGGCCAAGCCGGGCGAGGACGGTCTCCCGGTCCTGTCGTTCGAGGACGCGGCGGCCTTCGAGGCGTGGCTCGAGGCCAACCACGACGGGCCGGGGCTGTGGATGAAGCTCGCCAAGAAGGGCGCCGGCGTGCCGAGCGTCACCCGCGCCGAGGCGCTGGACCTCGCCCTCTGCTTCGGCTGGATCGACGGCCAGTCCCACGGCATCGACGAGACGTGGACCGGCCAGCGGTGGGTGCCGCGCCGGCCCCGCAGCCGGTGGTCGCGCATCAACACCGAGAAGGCCGAGGCGCTCATCGCCGAGGGGCGGATGCGCCCGAGCGGGATGGCGGAGGTCGAGAAGGCCAAGGCCGACGGCCGCTGGGACGCCGCCTACGAGCCGCCGAGCACCGCGACCGTCCCCGCCGACCTGCAGGCGGCGCTCGACGCCGACCCGCAGGCGGCCGCGGCGTTCGCCGCGCTCGACGCGACCAACCGCTACGCGGTCCTGCACCGCGTCACCGCCGAGGCCAAGCGCCCGGGGACCCGCGAGCGGCGCATCGAGCGGCTGGTCGCGATGCTCGCCGCGGGTCAGAAGCTCCACCCCTAG
- a CDS encoding AAA family ATPase, with protein MPQRVTSDVFVGRTAELAELERALADVLGGKARVALVAGESGVGKSRFATQVRRRAEEAGARALWGDCLELGDGELPYAPIVGALRGLAREGDPVFDELGPARAELARLLPELGVPGDLQIEPLGGSGRGRLFELLLALLDRLGRQQPLLLVLDDLHWADRSTREFLAFLARNLCAERILVLGTYRSDELHRRHPLRPVLAEVERQSNVRRVELQRFTRDELRLALGDILGAPAAEGLVERLWQRSEGVPLFAEELLAAGSDGRGELAGSLRDALMLRVDALPDAAQEALRWVAAGKRVMLEVLQEVSGLDAREVRDGVREAVTHNVLLTHPNGTLSFRHELLREVVADDFLPGEEAELHLVLAEALERRLDGEVCVKPTEAAMIAHHYDQAGERPRALVAAVRAGEAAWDVHAAGEAGDLFERALELWDHVPDAEELLGIDHVELLQRAAVARDDEPARSAELARRALAELDREEEPVRAASLLHRLGRAQWSRGHGEQAFATWDEALDLLPADRPTVLRAKLLARKASSLMLWGSYADADELCQVALRSARAAGSRWAELHALNTRGVCLLALGDPGGAIDTLRAALDGARADGMADQLMRAYINLSDTLLLAGRAEEAHDLLVRGTAEAKELGHHGTWIGFQRAEAAFHLGLWRESDELLPAGSAPRHEGQNRMFFQIRRAELELARGEHDRARERLAQTRESAGQMLEPQWISPIASLLAALHRRERRIDEARDAIDWGLSRLKRGEPGLEDAPRMARILAVGAGVEADAARMARDLGRPGDEAEAAGRAADYAARAIVLAGTRHGRAIPETAAHAAVAEAEAALAGGAPRPELWARAAELWDAMSRPYGVASARWEEAEARLLTGDRAGATEAARTACAVATELGAAWLRDAIEGLARRGRLRLDDGDPAGADGTPGSAAGATAAQPEVPEPATELGLTPRELEVLLLVADGRTNREIGERLFMAEKTASVHVSRILAKLGVRSRTEAAAAAYRLGLVVEPQA; from the coding sequence GTGCCCCAGCGTGTCACGAGCGACGTCTTCGTCGGTCGCACCGCGGAGCTCGCAGAGCTCGAGCGGGCGCTGGCGGACGTCCTGGGCGGGAAGGCCCGCGTGGCGCTCGTCGCCGGGGAGTCGGGCGTCGGCAAGAGCCGCTTCGCCACGCAGGTGCGCCGCCGTGCGGAGGAGGCCGGCGCGCGCGCACTGTGGGGCGACTGCCTCGAGCTCGGCGACGGCGAGCTGCCCTACGCGCCGATCGTCGGCGCGCTGCGCGGCCTGGCCCGCGAGGGCGACCCGGTCTTCGACGAGCTCGGCCCGGCGCGCGCCGAGCTCGCGCGCCTGCTGCCGGAGCTCGGCGTCCCGGGCGACCTGCAGATCGAGCCGCTCGGCGGCAGCGGGCGCGGCCGGCTCTTCGAGCTGCTGCTCGCGCTCCTGGACCGCCTCGGGCGCCAGCAGCCGCTGCTGCTCGTCCTCGACGACCTGCACTGGGCCGACCGCTCCACCCGCGAGTTCCTCGCGTTCCTCGCGCGCAACCTCTGCGCCGAGCGGATCCTGGTCCTGGGGACGTACCGCTCCGACGAGCTGCACCGCCGCCACCCGCTGCGCCCGGTCCTCGCCGAGGTCGAGCGCCAGTCCAACGTCCGGCGCGTCGAGCTGCAGCGCTTCACCCGCGACGAGCTGCGCCTCGCGCTCGGCGACATCCTCGGGGCCCCCGCGGCCGAGGGCCTCGTCGAGCGGCTGTGGCAGCGCAGCGAGGGCGTCCCGCTCTTCGCCGAGGAGCTGCTGGCCGCCGGCAGCGACGGCCGGGGCGAGCTGGCCGGGTCGCTGCGCGACGCGCTCATGCTGCGCGTCGACGCGCTGCCCGACGCGGCGCAGGAGGCGCTGCGCTGGGTCGCGGCCGGCAAGCGCGTGATGCTCGAGGTCCTGCAGGAGGTCAGCGGGCTCGACGCCCGCGAGGTCCGCGACGGCGTGCGCGAGGCGGTCACGCACAACGTCCTGCTCACCCACCCCAACGGGACGCTGAGCTTCCGCCACGAGCTGCTGCGCGAGGTCGTCGCCGACGACTTCCTGCCCGGCGAGGAGGCCGAGCTGCACCTCGTCCTGGCCGAGGCGCTGGAGCGCCGGCTCGACGGCGAGGTCTGCGTCAAGCCGACCGAGGCGGCGATGATCGCCCACCACTACGACCAGGCCGGCGAGCGCCCCCGCGCGCTCGTGGCCGCGGTACGGGCCGGCGAGGCGGCGTGGGACGTCCACGCCGCGGGCGAGGCGGGTGACCTGTTCGAGCGCGCGCTCGAGCTGTGGGACCACGTCCCGGACGCCGAGGAGCTGCTGGGCATCGACCACGTCGAGCTCCTGCAGCGCGCCGCGGTCGCCCGCGACGACGAGCCCGCGCGCTCCGCCGAGCTCGCCCGCCGGGCGCTCGCCGAGCTCGACCGCGAGGAGGAGCCGGTGCGCGCCGCGTCGCTGCTGCACCGCCTCGGCCGCGCGCAGTGGAGCCGCGGCCACGGCGAGCAGGCCTTCGCGACCTGGGACGAGGCGCTGGACCTCCTGCCCGCCGACCGGCCGACCGTCCTGCGGGCGAAGCTCCTGGCTCGCAAGGCGTCGTCGCTGATGCTCTGGGGCAGCTACGCCGACGCCGACGAGCTCTGCCAGGTGGCCCTGCGCTCGGCGCGCGCGGCCGGCTCGCGGTGGGCGGAGCTGCACGCGCTGAACACCCGCGGGGTCTGCCTGCTGGCGCTCGGCGACCCCGGCGGGGCGATCGACACGCTGCGCGCCGCCCTCGACGGGGCGCGGGCGGACGGCATGGCCGACCAGCTCATGCGGGCCTACATCAACCTCTCGGACACGCTGCTGCTCGCCGGCCGGGCCGAGGAGGCCCACGACCTGCTCGTGCGCGGCACGGCGGAGGCCAAGGAGCTCGGCCACCACGGCACGTGGATCGGCTTCCAGCGCGCCGAGGCGGCGTTCCACCTCGGGCTGTGGCGGGAGTCCGACGAGCTGCTGCCCGCCGGCAGCGCGCCGCGTCACGAGGGCCAGAACCGGATGTTCTTCCAGATCCGCCGGGCCGAGCTCGAGCTCGCCCGCGGTGAGCACGACCGCGCCCGGGAGCGCCTGGCGCAGACCCGCGAGAGCGCGGGGCAGATGCTCGAGCCGCAGTGGATCTCCCCCATCGCGTCGCTGCTGGCCGCGCTGCACCGCCGCGAGCGCCGGATCGACGAGGCGCGCGACGCGATCGACTGGGGCCTGTCGCGGCTCAAGCGCGGTGAGCCGGGACTCGAGGACGCGCCGCGGATGGCGCGGATCCTGGCGGTCGGCGCGGGGGTGGAGGCCGACGCGGCGCGGATGGCGCGCGATCTGGGCCGTCCCGGCGACGAGGCCGAGGCGGCGGGCCGTGCCGCGGACTACGCGGCGCGGGCGATCGTCCTCGCGGGGACCCGGCACGGCCGGGCGATCCCGGAGACCGCGGCCCATGCGGCGGTCGCCGAGGCCGAGGCGGCGCTGGCCGGCGGCGCGCCGCGCCCCGAGCTGTGGGCCCGCGCCGCGGAGCTCTGGGACGCCATGTCGCGCCCCTACGGCGTGGCGAGCGCGCGCTGGGAGGAGGCCGAGGCGCGGCTGCTCACCGGCGACCGCGCCGGCGCGACCGAGGCGGCACGCACCGCGTGCGCCGTCGCCACCGAGCTCGGTGCGGCGTGGCTCAGGGACGCGATCGAGGGCCTGGCCCGCCGCGGCCGGCTGCGCCTCGACGACGGCGACCCGGCCGGCGCGGACGGCACGCCGGGGTCGGCCGCCGGCGCCACGGCCGCCCAGCCGGAGGTCCCCGAGCCGGCGACCGAGCTCGGCCTCACCCCGCGCGAGCTCGAGGTCCTGCTGCTCGTGGCCGACGGGCGGACGAACCGCGAGATCGGCGAGCGCCTGTTCATGGCCGAGAAGACCGCCTCGGTCCACGTCTCGCGGATCCTGGCCAAGCTCGGCGTGCGCTCGCGCACCGAGGCGGCCGCAGCCGCCTACCGCCTCGGGCTGGTCGTGGAGCCCCAGGCGTAG